GGAGGAGGTGAGCACGGGGGACGGCCGCCAGAACCACACGGGGTCGGTGGGGTGGAGCCGGACGTTTCTGCCCCTTGCCGACCCCAGGCCGACGACCGTGGGGTTCGATTACTCGGTGGACCGGGGCCTTCCCTACGACGGGAACCGGTACTGGAACCACTCGTGGAGCGTGAGCCTCGCTCGGTCGTGGTCGCCCCGGACGACCACCTCGGCCCGGGTGGGGTACCAGTGGGTGATGCCGGAAGACGGCCAGACGGAACGTTCCGTCACGTGGGGGGTCGACGCGAGCCACCGCTTCACCGAGTACACCACGGCCTCGTTGGGGGCGTCGGAGGGGTGGTCGTACCAGCCCGCCACGTCCCGCACCTCGTTCACCCAGCTCACGAAGACCCGGAGGGTGAGCGGCTCGGTCTCCACCCGGTGGGGACGCAGCCTGACCTCCCGGCTTCTCGCCTCGGTGGTGGATGCCCAGGTCCAGGGCGGAGAGGGCGTGCACGAGGACGACTACTGGGAGGCCTCGGCCTCGGCCGAGGTGTCGGCGAAGGTGGGACGCGACGGGTTTTGGGGAACGGGGTACCGGTTCTCGCGGCGGATGGCGGACCTGCCCGACGACCGGTTTCGGCGCCACCGCTGGAACGGATTCGTGCGGTGGAGCCTGGGTCGAGTCTGGGACGTGCGGGTGACCCTGACCCACGATCGGCAGACCTACGACGTCGTGCCCGACTCGGACTACCACGAGAACCGGATCACCGCGAGCCTGAGCGCGACCTGGTGAGGCCGGCCGCAGACGAGACGAGGGAGCGCATGAGCAAGATCCTGAAGGCCTTGGAGAAAGCAGGAAAGGAAGGGACCCTGGAGGTGGCGGTGGATCGCAGTCCCGCCGATCCGGTGGCCCCGGCGGATCCGGCCCCGGTTCCCGGCCGGCCGCGCCGACGCCGCAAGGCCGGCGCGGTGGTCACCCAGGCTCCCGACCCCGAGATCCTGCGGCGCGTGGATCCCCACGTGGTGGTGCTCCACAAGCCCATGTCCGTGATCTCCGAGCAGTACCGCGGAATGCGAAGCCGGATCGAGCGGGCCAATGCGGACGGAAGGATCCAGACCCTGGTCATCACCAGCGCGTTCAAGGGTGAGGGCAAGAGCGTGACGGCCACCAACCTGGCCTCCGTGTTCGCCCAGGACGCCACCAAGGCTGTTCTCCTGGTGGACGCGGATCTGCGCAGGCCCCGGATCCACAAGTTGCTGGGGATCGAGGGCACCCCGGGCCTGGGGGACCTGCTCCGCGGCCGGGCGACCCTGGGAGAGGTGCTCCAGACCACGCCGTTCTACGGGCTTTCGGTGGTGACGGCCGGAACCGTGGAAGGGCACCCGGCCGAGCTGCTGGCGAGCCCCGAGTTCGACGACTTCATCGCCCAGGCGCGTTCCCAGTTCGATTATATCGTGGTGGACACCCCGCCGCTGCACCCGATCAGCGACGTGAACTTCCTGGCCGACGCGGTGGACGGCATCGTGCTCGTGGTCCGGGCGCACAAGACCCATCGGGGGCTCGTGCGGCAGGCGGCGGAGACCATCCCTCGGGAGAAGCTGCTGGGCACGGTGCTGAACCGGGCCGAGAGCCTCAGGAGCGGGTACGGCTACGGATACGGAGGAGCGGGTTACTACTACTACAAATACTACTGAGCCGGAACGTCGGGGGGAGCGAGGAGATCTCGAAGCATGGAGGAGGCCAAGGCATGCGCCGCGCTCTAACGGTGCGCCACGTGACGCTGTTCGTGGTGGAGGACGCGCTCATCCTCGGAGCCGTGCTCGCTGCCATGGGCCTTCGGTTCGGAGGGGACGTCCGTTTCCTGTTGGGCGACCCGCTGGAGTGGATGCGGATCGGGCTCGTCGTCCTCGTGACCCAGGTCTGCTTCTACTACCACGACCTGTACGAGCTCAAGGTTCTGAACAGCCGCCGGGAGCTCATGATCCGTCTCCTCCAGGCCCTGGGTGTCGCGAGCATCCTGTTGGCGTTCGCCTACTACGTGTACCCCGACCTGATCCTGGGGCGGGGGATCTTCGTCCTGTTCGTGGCGATCGTGATCGGGGTGGTGGTGCTCTGGCGGCTGGGGTATACCGCGGTACTCTCGACCCGGGGGCTGTCGGTGGGCATCCTGCTCGTGGGGGCAGGAGACCTGGCGCGGAAGGTCTACCGGGAGACGCTGGCGCGCAAGACCCTGGGGTTCCACGTGGTCGGGTGCCTGGCGGCCGAGCCCGACGGGGCGGACGATTGCCAGGGGCTGCCGCCGGTGCTGGGAGGGTACGAGGATCTGCTGGAGGTGGCGGCCCGCCCAGACGTGGACCGGGTGGTGGTGGCCATCGCGGAGCGGCGGGGAAAGTTCCCCGTGCGCGGGCTCCTGGAGCTGCGGCTGTCCGGCAAGCCCGTTCTGGACGGCGCGGCGTTCTACGAGGAGCTCACCGGCAAGATGCTGGTGGAGCACCTTCGACCGAGTCAGCTCATCTTTTCCGAGGGATTCTCCAAGCATCCGGTCACCTTGGCCATCAAACGGTTCGTGGACTTCGCAGCCAGCCTGCTGGGGCTCGTGGTCTCGGCTCCGATCTGGGCGGTCATCCCGCTGGCCATCAAGCTCGACTCGCCGGGGCCGGTGTTCTTCCGGCAGGAGCGGGTGGGGGAAAAGGGCCGAAGGTTCGAGGTGCTCAAGTTCCGCTCCATGCGATCGGACGCCGAGAAACACACCGGGCCGGTGTGGGCCCGGGACAACGACGACCGGGTGACGCGGGTGGGGCGGTTCATCCGGAAGACCCGGATCGACGAGATCCCCCAGCTGGTCAACGTGCTCAAGGGCGAGATGAGCTTCGTGGGCCCGCGGCCGGAACGACCGTTCTTCGTGGAGCAGCTGGCCCGGGAGATCCCCTACTACGTCCAGCGCCACACGGTGAAACCGGGGGTGACGGGGTTGGCCCAGGTAAAGTACAGTTACGGCTCCACCAAGGAAGACGCCCTGGAGAAGCTCCGGTACGACCTGTATTACATCAAGAGGATGGGGTTCTGGATGGACGTGTCCATCATTTTCGAGACCGTGAAGGTGGTGCTGTTCGGCAAGGGTGCCAAGTAACCGCGCGGGGTGACGCGGCATGTACACCGAGTTCTACGGGTTGTCGGGCCGGCCGTTCTCCCTGACGCCGGATCCCGACTTCCTGTATCTGAGCAAGAACCACCGGGAGGCCCTGGCCCATCTCACCTACGGGGTGGAGTCGCGGAGCGGCTTCGTCATGGTTACGGGGGAGGTGGGGGCCGGCAAGACCACCCTGTTGCGGACGCTGGTCCGGAACCTGGGGGACTCCCTGGTGCTGAGCCAGGTCACGAACACCCGGGTGTCGTACAAGGAGCTTCTGGAGCTCATCCTCGAAGACTTCGGGCTGAACCCCAGGGGGCTGTCGAAGACGGCGCTCCTGAGCACCCTGAACGAGTTCCTGATCGAGCGCTACCGCGAGGGCCGCAACTGCGTGGTGATCGTGGACGAGGCCCAGAACCTGGCGGTGTCCACCCTCGAGGGCCTGCGCATGCTCTCGAACCTGGAGACGGAGAAGACCAAGCTCCTTCACCTCGTGCTGTCCGGCCAGCCCGGCCTGAGGGACCTGATCGACAGCCCGGAGCTCGAGCAGTTGCGGCAGCGGATCACGGTGCGCTACCACCTGGGCCCGTTGAGCGTGGGGGAGGTGGGGGAGTACATCCAGCACCGGTTGAGCCGGGTGGTGACCGACCCGGAGCGCGCCCCGGTGTTCCCGGACGAGGTGGTCCCGATCATCCACCAGGCCACCGGAGGCATCCCCCGGTTGGTGAACGTGCTGTGCGACGCGGCCCTTCTCCACGGCTATGTGGAGGAGACCCGGGAGCTGGGGCCGGGGCTGGTGCGGGAGGTGGCGGAGCAGGTTCGCAGGGACCAAGAGGGACGCACCGAGAAGCCCCCTCCCCAATCCGAGGAGGAGCAGGCCCTCAAACGTCGGGTGGACGAGCTGGAGGCCCGGCTGACCGCCGTGGCGTCGGGTCTGGCCCAGGGGGCTCCGGTAGGGGGATCGGAGCGGGCGGCCCTGAGGCGGCTCCGCCAGAAGCAGGCCGCGCTGGCCTCGCTGGAGAAGGAGCTGCGCAGGCGGCTGGCCGAGGTGGAGCGCCGGGAGGCCGAGTTCAACGAGCGGCTGGTCAAGCTCAAGGAGCAGTGGAAGCGGCGGATGCGGCTGCTCGAGGAGGCCCGACGGGGCCTCCTGGGGGGGGAGTGGGAGTTCCCTGCGCCCAAGGTGTTTGTGTTCGATCCCGACCCCCGGGTGCGCAACGCCGCCTGCGAGTGGCTCGAGGGGGCCGGGATCGCATACGACGAAGCCGAGAGCACGGAGACCCTGGAGGAGTGCCTGGCCGAGGCCGGGGCGGCGGGGTGGTTCACCATGGCCGTGGTCGGAAGCGGCCCCGACGACCTGGAGAACGTCCGGACGGTCCGGGATCTCGTGGAGGCGTTCCCCCACGTGCCCCTGATTTACCTGAGCGACGTGGACCTGTCGCCGGTCCGGCGCCGCATCCTGGAGGGGGGCGCCAGCTCGTTTCTGGAAAAACCCCCGGCCAACGGGTTGTCGTTTGCGGCCCACCGGGAGGCCATGGAGCACCTCCGGGAGGACCTGCTCCGGGTGGTGGAGTTCCTGTACCGGCAGCATCGGGCCGTGTTCGAGACCTTCCGGCCGGCCGGCCGCGGGCCGACCGGCGACGCCGAGGAGGAGGCCTCCCGTCTCGGGGACGAAGAGGGTGCGGCGGCCGAAGGGTAGCGGGAGTCGTCGACAGTTCTGACCCAACGAACCGGGATCACTGCCATGCGAAAGAAGCTCGGGCAACTCCTGATCGAGTTCAGGATCATCACCAGCGAGCAGTTGGCGGAGGCCGTGGCCGACCAGCGGCGCACCGGGGAGCGGCTGGGCTCGATTCTGATCAAGAAGGGGTACGTGACCGAGGAGGACCTGGAGTACCTCCTGTCGCGCCAGTTGGCGGTGCCGGCCATCAACCTGGCCAAGTACCAGATCCCCCGGGAACTGGTGAGCCTGGTGTCCGAGCGGTTCATGAAGAAGAACTACGTGGTGCCGGTGGAGCGGGACGACAAGACGCTCACCGTGGCCATGGCCAACCCCCAGGACTACCGGGTGATCGACGAGCTGCGGTTCATGACGGGGCTGCGGATCGCGCCGGTGGTCTCGTCGATGTACGGCATCAAGCAGAAGCTGCGGCAGCTGTTCCCCAAGTCCGAGAAGTGGGAGGACGCCCTCGACCTGAAGGCCCAGAGGGAGCTGGAGATCATCACCCCCCAGGAGGAGCAGCAGAGCCGCGAGGAGAACCTGGAGGACGCCCTGGAGTCGGCCTCGGAGGCGCCGATCGTCAAGATCGTGAACTCGATCTTGCTGGCGGCCCTGGACAAGAAGGCCACCCACGTCCACATCGTGCCCGAGGAGACCGCGGTGCTCGTAAAGCTCCGGGTGAACAGCCACCTGGAGACCCTGGTCACGCCGCCCCGGGAGTACGCCCAGAACCTGGTCAACCGGCTCAAGATCCTGAGCGGCATGGACATCCTGCAGCGCCGGCTGCCCCAGGAGGGGTACTTCCGGGTCCGCAGCGAGGACCAGTTCTTCGACGTGGACGTGGCCACGTTCCCGGTGCGCAACGGCGAGCAGGTGGTTCTCACCTTCCAGCAGCCGTTCTCCAAGGAGGAGCTCCGCCTCGAGAACCTGGGCATGACCCCGGAGATGCTCGAGGCGTACCGAAGGGTGATCGCGGCGGACCGGGGGCTGGTGCTGGTGGTGGGTCCCCCGGACAGCGGAAAGACCTCCACCATCTACGCAAGCCTGAACGCCCTGAAGAGCCCCAACCGGGTGACCTTCACCTACGAGAACCCCATCAAAAACCGGCTGGCCGACATCAACCAGGCCGAGCCCAACGAGCGGGCCGGGCTGAGCTTCGCCCAGGGCCTGCGCGCCCTGGTGAAGCAGGATATCGACTACCTCATGGTGGGCGAGGTCCCCAGCACCGAGGTGTTCTCCACCGTGGTGGAGGCCGCCCTGGGCCGGACGTTGGTGTTCGCCCGCATGGTGTTCAACAACACCCTGGGGGTGATCCCCCACGTGCTCGAGCAGGGGGTGGCGCCGTTCATGCTGTACTCGGCCCTGTCCGCGGTGATGGGCCAGCGGCTGGTCCGGCGGCTGTGCCCCGAGTGCCTCGAGTCGTTCGAGCCCCCCGGCCCGGTGCGGGAGGAGCTTCGGCAGGCCACGGGCCGGGATAACCCCCGCCTGTATCGGGCGGTGGGGTGCCGGGCCTGCGGCGGCACGGGGTACCGCGGCCGGATCGGTGTGTTCGAGCTGCTGGTGCCCGATGATCACATGCGACAGCTCATCCTGGCCAGCGCCCCGGCCGAGGAGATCGCCCAGGCCGCCCGGGACAACGGCTTTCGCACCCTGATCGAGGACGGCCTCACCAAGGCCGTGGACGGCATGACCACTTACGAGGAAGTCCGGGGCATCAAGTAGGCGGTCTCTGGTCGTTGGTTGTTGGTTGTTGGAGAGGGCGGGGCGGGTGAACGATTTCCGAGATCTGAGAGTCTGGCAGGGGGCCCATGACGTGGCCGTCGAGGTTTACCGGGTCACCTCCGGGTTCCCATCGGATGAGCGTTACGGCCTTACCCAGCAGATGCGCCGTGCTGCGGTTTCGATTCCGGCCAACATAGCGGAGGGATGCGGGCGCAGATCAGGTGCCGAATTTGGACGGTTTCTGGAGATCGCCATGGGGTCTGCGGCCGAGTTGGACTATTACTTGATCCTTTGTGAGAATCTGGGGTACCTGCCGAAAGAGGCGGCGGCGCACCTGGCTGCTCGCCTTCACCAGACCATGCGGATGTTGAATGTTCTCTCGCAGCGGGTCCAGGGACGAACGGGCGGCCGAAAAGGGGGGGCGTGAGTGCCGCGATGAAAGCGTGAGCCTAGGACCAACAACCAATCACCAACGACCGAACTGTTTCACCGTGGACGTGGAGGACTTCTTCCACGTGTCCGCGTTCGAGGCGGTGTGCCCGCCCGATACCTGGGACCGGTGGGAGCTGCGGGTCGAGCGCAACACCGAGCGGATGCTGGCCCTCCTGGACGAGCACCGGGTTCGGGCCACGTTCTTCGTGCTGGGGTGGGTGGCGGAGCGGTGCCCCGGGCTGGTGCGCCGCATCCACGGGGCCGGCCACGAGGTGGCGTGCCACGGCCACGGCCACCGCCGCGTGAACACCCTGGACCGGGAAGAGTTCCGGCAGGACGTGCGGCGGGCCAAGGCCCTCCTCGAGGACCTCGTCGGCGAGGCCGTGCTCGGATACCGGGCGCCGAGCTACTCGATCGGGCCCACCAGCCTGTGGGCGTTCGACGAGCTGGTGGAGGCGGGGTTCGCGTACGACTCCAGCGTGTTCCCGGTGCGCCACGACCTGTACGGCCTGTCCGAGTGGCCCCGGTTCCCCTTTCGGCTGGAGCGTCTCGACGGCGAGGGCGCGGGCAACTGGGTGCCGGCGGGAGGCCGGGGCCCGAACGATGCTCCCTCCCTCCTCGAGGTCCCGATCACTCCCGTTCGGCTGTGGGGCCGAAACTGGCCGGCTGCCGGCGGCGGGTACTTCCGGCTCCTGCCCTACCCGGTGACCCGGTGGGCCCTGAGGCGGATCCGCGAGCGGGACGGCCGGCCGTTCGTGTTCTACGTGCACCCGTGGGAGATCGACCCCGCCCAGCCCCGGATCGAGGGCGCCGGCCTCAAGAGTCGGTTCCGTCACTACCTGAACCTCCACCGGACCGAGCCCCGGCTGCGGCGCCTGTTGAGCGAGTTCCCCTTCGGCCCGATCCGGGACGTGGTGCCCGGTCTGGCCCCCCCGTCTCCGTGAGCTTCGCCCCGGCCGGCTTGCCCTTTGGCCCCCCGGGGGTACCCTAGGGGCTTTCTACCCGAGCCCGAGGAGGAAGGAGCCGGGATGCCCCTGCCGTTCCTGGAGAGTTCCGCGTATCTGGAAGAGCAGTACCGCCGGTACCGTTCCGACCCGGCCGCGGTCACGCCCGAGTGGCGGGCGTTCTTCGAGGGGTTCGAGCTCGGGGCGGCGGGCCCCGCGCCGGAGGCGACGGACCTCGTGTGCCGGGTGCTGGCCCTGGTGGAGCGCTACCGAACCCTGGGGCACCTGCTGGCGTGCCTGGA
This is a stretch of genomic DNA from Deferrisoma camini S3R1. It encodes these proteins:
- a CDS encoding GspE/PulE family protein, which produces MRKKLGQLLIEFRIITSEQLAEAVADQRRTGERLGSILIKKGYVTEEDLEYLLSRQLAVPAINLAKYQIPRELVSLVSERFMKKNYVVPVERDDKTLTVAMANPQDYRVIDELRFMTGLRIAPVVSSMYGIKQKLRQLFPKSEKWEDALDLKAQRELEIITPQEEQQSREENLEDALESASEAPIVKIVNSILLAALDKKATHVHIVPEETAVLVKLRVNSHLETLVTPPREYAQNLVNRLKILSGMDILQRRLPQEGYFRVRSEDQFFDVDVATFPVRNGEQVVLTFQQPFSKEELRLENLGMTPEMLEAYRRVIAADRGLVLVVGPPDSGKTSTIYASLNALKSPNRVTFTYENPIKNRLADINQAEPNERAGLSFAQGLRALVKQDIDYLMVGEVPSTEVFSTVVEAALGRTLVFARMVFNNTLGVIPHVLEQGVAPFMLYSALSAVMGQRLVRRLCPECLESFEPPGPVREELRQATGRDNPRLYRAVGCRACGGTGYRGRIGVFELLVPDDHMRQLILASAPAEEIAQAARDNGFRTLIEDGLTKAVDGMTTYEEVRGIK
- a CDS encoding four helix bundle protein, yielding MNDFRDLRVWQGAHDVAVEVYRVTSGFPSDERYGLTQQMRRAAVSIPANIAEGCGRRSGAEFGRFLEIAMGSAAELDYYLILCENLGYLPKEAAAHLAARLHQTMRMLNVLSQRVQGRTGGRKGGA
- a CDS encoding TIGR03013 family XrtA/PEP-CTERM system glycosyltransferase codes for the protein MRRALTVRHVTLFVVEDALILGAVLAAMGLRFGGDVRFLLGDPLEWMRIGLVVLVTQVCFYYHDLYELKVLNSRRELMIRLLQALGVASILLAFAYYVYPDLILGRGIFVLFVAIVIGVVVLWRLGYTAVLSTRGLSVGILLVGAGDLARKVYRETLARKTLGFHVVGCLAAEPDGADDCQGLPPVLGGYEDLLEVAARPDVDRVVVAIAERRGKFPVRGLLELRLSGKPVLDGAAFYEELTGKMLVEHLRPSQLIFSEGFSKHPVTLAIKRFVDFAASLLGLVVSAPIWAVIPLAIKLDSPGPVFFRQERVGEKGRRFEVLKFRSMRSDAEKHTGPVWARDNDDRVTRVGRFIRKTRIDEIPQLVNVLKGEMSFVGPRPERPFFVEQLAREIPYYVQRHTVKPGVTGLAQVKYSYGSTKEDALEKLRYDLYYIKRMGFWMDVSIIFETVKVVLFGKGAK
- a CDS encoding porin family protein, whose product is MRGAVGIAVAVALAAALPARGADGAATAPDPFERQLTRYREFLDYGGYETSVEGLLPKGSVSRWNLSVGLGATYTDNLDQDARREEAWWADGSLGVGWVRRTPRLLGTADYRFSSGLYESTAVGQRNTTRQSLVGGLRWQASPRLTTFVTGHATQNLEEPIGGGLSGVAAGYRNRSDEYSISGGYTWRLAASVVQDASYGFSYRNYVSEEATGEDTRSHQASAGLAWGGGRTGRWRMRYGYARQEEVSTGDGRQNHTGSVGWSRTFLPLADPRPTTVGFDYSVDRGLPYDGNRYWNHSWSVSLARSWSPRTTTSARVGYQWVMPEDGQTERSVTWGVDASHRFTEYTTASLGASEGWSYQPATSRTSFTQLTKTRRVSGSVSTRWGRSLTSRLLASVVDAQVQGGEGVHEDDYWEASASAEVSAKVGRDGFWGTGYRFSRRMADLPDDRFRRHRWNGFVRWSLGRVWDVRVTLTHDRQTYDVVPDSDYHENRITASLSATW
- a CDS encoding XrtA/PEP-CTERM system-associated ATPase, producing MYTEFYGLSGRPFSLTPDPDFLYLSKNHREALAHLTYGVESRSGFVMVTGEVGAGKTTLLRTLVRNLGDSLVLSQVTNTRVSYKELLELILEDFGLNPRGLSKTALLSTLNEFLIERYREGRNCVVIVDEAQNLAVSTLEGLRMLSNLETEKTKLLHLVLSGQPGLRDLIDSPELEQLRQRITVRYHLGPLSVGEVGEYIQHRLSRVVTDPERAPVFPDEVVPIIHQATGGIPRLVNVLCDAALLHGYVEETRELGPGLVREVAEQVRRDQEGRTEKPPPQSEEEQALKRRVDELEARLTAVASGLAQGAPVGGSERAALRRLRQKQAALASLEKELRRRLAEVERREAEFNERLVKLKEQWKRRMRLLEEARRGLLGGEWEFPAPKVFVFDPDPRVRNAACEWLEGAGIAYDEAESTETLEECLAEAGAAGWFTMAVVGSGPDDLENVRTVRDLVEAFPHVPLIYLSDVDLSPVRRRILEGGASSFLEKPPANGLSFAAHREAMEHLREDLLRVVEFLYRQHRAVFETFRPAGRGPTGDAEEEASRLGDEEGAAAEG
- a CDS encoding XrtA system polysaccharide deacetylase; this encodes MDVEDFFHVSAFEAVCPPDTWDRWELRVERNTERMLALLDEHRVRATFFVLGWVAERCPGLVRRIHGAGHEVACHGHGHRRVNTLDREEFRQDVRRAKALLEDLVGEAVLGYRAPSYSIGPTSLWAFDELVEAGFAYDSSVFPVRHDLYGLSEWPRFPFRLERLDGEGAGNWVPAGGRGPNDAPSLLEVPITPVRLWGRNWPAAGGGYFRLLPYPVTRWALRRIRERDGRPFVFYVHPWEIDPAQPRIEGAGLKSRFRHYLNLHRTEPRLRRLLSEFPFGPIRDVVPGLAPPSP
- a CDS encoding CpsD/CapB family tyrosine-protein kinase; translation: MSKILKALEKAGKEGTLEVAVDRSPADPVAPADPAPVPGRPRRRRKAGAVVTQAPDPEILRRVDPHVVVLHKPMSVISEQYRGMRSRIERANADGRIQTLVITSAFKGEGKSVTATNLASVFAQDATKAVLLVDADLRRPRIHKLLGIEGTPGLGDLLRGRATLGEVLQTTPFYGLSVVTAGTVEGHPAELLASPEFDDFIAQARSQFDYIVVDTPPLHPISDVNFLADAVDGIVLVVRAHKTHRGLVRQAAETIPREKLLGTVLNRAESLRSGYGYGYGGAGYYYYKYY